The Cupriavidus sp. EM10 genome includes a region encoding these proteins:
- a CDS encoding MetQ/NlpA family ABC transporter substrate-binding protein, whose amino-acid sequence MKRRSAFGVIAALALSLAALPISSALAQSTGGKTLKVGVRGGVDEEIWEVVTREAARNGLKVETVIITGTASPNEALNNGDLDANSFQHIPFLRDQIKQRGYKITNVGDTLISPIAFYSRKVKSLEALPNGARIGIPNDPSNQTRALVILRDHGLIKLKEGFDPYTGTVSLADITANPRKLEFIESASVVLPRALPDVDAAAIVNTFAYQAGLIATRDGIAVEKRENNPYVNVIAVREKDRTAPWVQQLVKSYQSDAVRKFILTKYQGSVIPAF is encoded by the coding sequence ATGAAACGACGCTCCGCCTTTGGTGTCATCGCCGCGCTGGCCCTGTCGCTGGCCGCCCTGCCGATCTCTTCGGCCCTCGCCCAGTCAACGGGCGGCAAGACGCTCAAGGTAGGCGTGCGCGGCGGGGTGGACGAGGAGATCTGGGAGGTCGTCACGCGAGAAGCGGCCAGGAACGGACTGAAGGTCGAAACGGTGATCATCACCGGCACCGCGAGCCCGAACGAGGCGCTGAACAATGGCGATCTCGATGCCAATTCCTTCCAGCACATTCCATTCCTGCGCGACCAGATCAAGCAGCGCGGCTACAAGATCACCAATGTCGGCGACACGCTGATATCGCCGATCGCGTTCTATTCGCGCAAGGTGAAGTCGCTGGAGGCGTTGCCGAACGGCGCCCGCATCGGAATCCCGAACGATCCCAGCAACCAGACCCGAGCGCTGGTCATTCTGCGCGACCACGGGCTGATCAAGCTGAAGGAGGGCTTCGATCCGTACACGGGCACCGTCTCGCTGGCCGATATCACAGCCAATCCGCGCAAGCTCGAATTCATCGAAAGCGCGTCGGTGGTGCTGCCACGTGCGTTGCCCGACGTGGATGCGGCGGCCATCGTCAACACGTTCGCCTACCAGGCCGGCCTGATCGCCACGCGCGATGGCATTGCGGTGGAAAAGCGCGAGAACAATCCCTACGTCAACGTGATTGCCGTCCGTGAAAAGGACCGGACCGCACCGTGGGTGCAGCAACTGGTCAAGTCCTACCAGTCGGACGCGGTGCGCAAGTTCATCCTGACCAAGTATCAGGGGTCGGTCATTCCGGCGTTTTGA